One Lysinibacillus sp. OF-1 DNA segment encodes these proteins:
- a CDS encoding pyridoxal phosphate-dependent aminotransferase, with amino-acid sequence MEFSKKLQQLPTQFFAALVQKVNNALEEGRDVINLGQGNPDQPTPPHIIQALQEAAENPQNHKYSPFRGIAELRQAAVDYYKREYNVNLNPDTEVAILGGTKIGLVELPLAVLNPGDTMLLPDPGYPDYLSGVVLGDVHFEVMPLLAANDFLPNYHALPDEVKEKAKLLYLNYPNNPTGGTATLAFFEETVRFAKEHNIIVSHDFAYGAIGFDGNKPISFLQAEGAKEVGIEMYTLSKTYNMAGWRIGFAVGNADIIAAINLIQDHLFCSQFPAIQQAAATALTASQECVDELRATYEGRRNVLIEEAQRIGWHVTAPKGSFFAWLPVPFGYTSEQFADLLLEKADIAVAAGNGFGRYGEGYIRVGLLVSEERLREAIHRIEQLQLFNP; translated from the coding sequence ATGGAATTCTCTAAAAAACTACAGCAACTACCCACTCAATTTTTTGCAGCGTTAGTTCAAAAAGTAAATAATGCCTTAGAAGAAGGTCGCGATGTCATTAATCTTGGTCAAGGAAATCCCGATCAACCAACGCCCCCTCATATCATTCAAGCATTACAGGAGGCGGCTGAAAATCCACAAAATCACAAATATTCACCATTTCGCGGTATCGCTGAATTACGCCAAGCAGCTGTCGACTATTATAAACGTGAATATAATGTGAATCTAAATCCTGACACAGAGGTAGCGATTCTTGGCGGGACAAAAATTGGACTCGTTGAGCTACCTTTAGCCGTATTAAATCCAGGTGATACAATGCTCTTACCAGACCCTGGCTATCCAGATTACTTATCAGGTGTCGTATTAGGTGATGTCCATTTTGAAGTGATGCCACTTTTAGCTGCAAATGATTTCTTACCTAATTATCATGCATTACCTGATGAAGTGAAAGAGAAGGCGAAGCTACTTTACCTAAATTACCCGAACAACCCTACAGGTGGTACAGCAACACTTGCATTTTTTGAAGAGACCGTTCGCTTTGCGAAGGAACACAATATTATCGTATCACATGATTTTGCTTATGGGGCAATAGGATTTGACGGTAATAAACCTATTAGCTTCCTACAAGCTGAGGGTGCAAAAGAAGTAGGAATTGAAATGTACACACTCTCCAAAACTTATAATATGGCAGGCTGGCGTATAGGCTTCGCTGTCGGTAATGCCGACATTATTGCTGCCATTAATCTAATTCAGGATCATCTGTTTTGTAGTCAATTCCCTGCTATTCAACAAGCAGCAGCAACGGCACTTACAGCTTCCCAAGAATGTGTGGATGAACTGCGAGCTACCTATGAAGGTCGCCGCAATGTACTCATTGAAGAAGCTCAAAGAATTGGTTGGCATGTAACGGCTCCAAAAGGCTCCTTCTTCGCATGGCTCCCTGTACCATTCGGCTATACTAGCGAGCAGTTTGCCGATTTATTATTGGAAAAGGCTGATATCGCTGTAGCAGCAGGCAATGGCTTCGGCCGATATGGCGAAGGCTATATCCGTGTTGGTTTACTTGTTAGCGAGGAACGCTTACGTGAAGCAATCCATAGAATCGAACAATTACAATTATTCAACCCTTAA
- a CDS encoding carbon-nitrogen family hydrolase has product MKIGCIQLNVGFGKVEENFARAEDKIREVAKKGAEIIVLPEMWNTGYALEKLPELADVDGERTKSFLAELAQELGVHIVGGSVSTKKGDKFYNTMYTLDRNGELVGEYSKAHLFRLMDEHLYLEAGDEMNRFALGDIEAAGVICYDIRFPEWLRAHALQGAKVLFVPAQWPTPRIDHWKTLLQARAIENQCFVIAVNRISKKVENFNGQSMIIQPWGEVLWIGAEDEEVAVIDVDFSIVDEVRGRIPVYDDRRPGLYHDVVVKG; this is encoded by the coding sequence ATGAAAATCGGTTGTATTCAATTAAATGTTGGCTTTGGCAAAGTAGAAGAAAATTTTGCACGAGCTGAGGACAAGATTCGAGAAGTGGCAAAAAAAGGAGCAGAAATCATTGTGCTGCCTGAAATGTGGAATACAGGCTATGCGTTAGAGAAGCTGCCTGAACTAGCGGATGTCGATGGTGAACGTACGAAATCCTTCTTGGCTGAATTAGCACAGGAACTTGGTGTACATATTGTAGGTGGTTCTGTTTCAACGAAGAAAGGCGACAAATTTTATAATACGATGTATACATTAGATCGCAATGGAGAACTTGTAGGGGAATATAGCAAAGCACATCTTTTCCGTTTAATGGATGAGCATCTCTACTTAGAAGCAGGGGATGAAATGAATCGATTTGCTCTAGGAGATATTGAAGCTGCTGGGGTCATTTGTTATGATATTCGTTTCCCAGAATGGTTACGTGCACACGCATTACAAGGAGCAAAGGTATTATTTGTACCAGCCCAGTGGCCAACACCAAGGATTGATCATTGGAAAACATTGCTGCAAGCTCGTGCGATTGAGAACCAATGTTTTGTAATAGCAGTTAATCGCATTTCAAAAAAGGTAGAAAACTTTAATGGCCAATCGATGATTATACAGCCTTGGGGAGAAGTACTTTGGATCGGTGCAGAGGATGAAGAAGTAGCGGTGATTGATGTAGATTTTTCTATTGTCGATGAAGTACGTGGAAGAATTCCAGTTTATGACGACCGTAGACCAGGACTATATCATGATGTTGTCGTGAAAGGCTAA
- a CDS encoding PucR family transcriptional regulator, whose protein sequence is MSPFQLKVLDVLENKYFHKAEVVAGHEGLSRIIKWVHVLEIVQVDHFLVGEELVLTTGISLQHSIANFTAFVEAIIQKNCAALCIEYGSYIQTVPKAILALANRHQFPIIVFHEAVPFVRITQDLHSQIINQQYLMISSLESYAQALNKNAVLGQNTEDILQNMYNELKTQIMFSIKGRNPIFFPNTTHQKRQQLLTLNKSAQQFKHGPIFIFDQHYANLTLYREDGLFSEFELLILDRTATALAQLLMREFYIEEKKNIEDATILVDWIDQKLSKEEIYKFIVTHYAGYTQSSGAVFILSSPTTMTKTQEDMVYSKLYYRNLFEQHGFMPFLFERKSYIIFILLHTKDSKAIRDILNSIFSTLPNTDFYKKQQAQGFQIAVGKVVCDVEEIPKSYQTALETLYICRKVQTSSFFYDDLHLYHLIYKLQMQVNLQEVIYDYLQPVIEYDKKYNSKLLETLQVYLQTNGSKQQTANQLFIVRQTLYHRLRKLEGLLGENFMKGHNRITLEFMLLANSLIEDKG, encoded by the coding sequence TTGAGTCCGTTTCAACTTAAAGTACTAGATGTTTTGGAAAATAAGTATTTTCATAAGGCAGAGGTTGTGGCAGGTCATGAAGGATTATCAAGGATTATCAAATGGGTACATGTTCTTGAAATCGTACAGGTTGATCATTTTTTAGTTGGTGAGGAGTTAGTATTAACAACAGGAATTAGTCTCCAGCATAGTATCGCTAATTTTACCGCATTTGTAGAAGCCATCATTCAAAAAAATTGTGCTGCTCTTTGTATTGAGTATGGCTCTTATATTCAGACCGTTCCAAAAGCAATACTAGCACTGGCAAACCGGCATCAGTTTCCCATTATTGTTTTTCATGAGGCAGTTCCTTTTGTTCGTATTACGCAGGATTTACATAGCCAAATTATCAATCAGCAATATTTAATGATTTCTTCGCTAGAATCTTATGCACAAGCTTTGAACAAAAATGCTGTCTTAGGACAAAACACAGAAGATATTTTACAAAATATGTATAATGAATTAAAAACACAAATCATGTTTTCCATTAAGGGACGCAATCCTATCTTTTTCCCCAATACGACACACCAAAAACGTCAGCAGCTATTAACATTGAACAAGTCTGCTCAGCAATTTAAACATGGGCCTATTTTTATCTTTGATCAGCATTATGCAAATTTAACACTCTATCGAGAGGATGGACTATTTTCAGAGTTTGAATTATTAATATTAGATCGTACAGCAACGGCGCTGGCACAGCTATTAATGCGAGAGTTTTATATTGAGGAAAAAAAGAATATTGAGGATGCTACAATTTTAGTCGATTGGATTGATCAAAAATTATCTAAGGAAGAAATCTATAAATTTATCGTTACACATTACGCGGGCTATACACAATCTAGTGGAGCTGTCTTTATTTTATCCTCTCCTACTACAATGACAAAGACACAGGAGGATATGGTCTATAGTAAGCTTTATTATCGAAATCTCTTTGAGCAACATGGATTTATGCCATTTTTATTCGAAAGAAAAAGCTATATTATTTTTATTTTACTTCATACGAAAGACAGTAAAGCTATTCGTGACATATTGAATAGCATTTTTTCCACACTGCCCAATACCGACTTTTATAAAAAGCAGCAAGCACAAGGTTTTCAAATAGCCGTTGGAAAGGTTGTTTGCGATGTAGAAGAAATTCCTAAAAGCTATCAAACTGCTTTAGAAACTTTATATATTTGCCGCAAAGTGCAAACGTCCTCTTTCTTTTATGATGATTTGCATTTATATCATTTAATCTATAAATTACAAATGCAAGTGAATTTACAGGAAGTGATTTACGATTATTTACAGCCCGTTATTGAGTACGATAAAAAATACAATAGCAAGCTTCTTGAAACATTACAGGTTTATTTACAAACAAATGGCTCCAAGCAGCAAACAGCCAACCAATTATTTATTGTTCGTCAAACACTCTATCACCGCTTAAGAAAGCTTGAAGGTTTACTAGGTGAAAATTTCATGAAAGGACATAACCGCATTACATTAGAATTTATGCTATTGGCAAATTCATTGATTGAGGATAAGGGCTAG